In Lycium barbarum isolate Lr01 chromosome 9, ASM1917538v2, whole genome shotgun sequence, the DNA window attttacactttttcaacaatttattgatgattatcattattttggaaattttatcaatttattgtcatttcttttcaagaaccattattttgcacatgtataggacaatattaccattttcgtgcaattaaattgtttcttaattttatagcaatacattttcatatcttgcacattaatatttatattttatacttacgttattatttatacatgtattaattaattatattttagtgcAGTCCGACATTGTAgaaaaaattggagcaattaatttttaaacgcggagcaagaattcgatcaagtaaaggtcttatttttttttttaaaaaaaaaaagttgattgaggtgatgtgttggggacaaaggggtatggtttcattatttttgggcataaaaaggagtgtttgtttatattataagaaaaggggggggggggggggggttaatttAATGATGGGATCTACACAAACACACACCTACACAGCAAGACAAGGAcattttcagattttttcctcTCCCCTAAACCTTAaacattttttctttttccccctcATTTTTTTCTCACCGCCGCCAGCCCTtcacgccggagctcggagctccggcgaacacCAACCCACCCAACCACAGCGCCAACCACGACTCCTAACCAAACGACTCCTAAGAATTCCCTTCGATGCTTACGTGACATAGCGTGTGTTTCACCTTCTTGTGGAGGACATGAACAATGGTGGAATGTGTTGAAAGGTTGTGAAGAAACAATTAATGTAGAATATCACGCATGCAACTTGTTACTTCCACTTACATTAAAAATGACATTTCCTCACTTCTACAACTTTGTTTTCAAATTGACCAATCAAAAATGAAAATGTTGACAtacattttttgaaaatattttattcCATATCAAACACACTCTCAATCTTTTTAACGAACCTTTAACCTTAGAATAATTTAAATCAGAACAAAAAATTAAGAGATAAATTTGGACGTTTATTTTTTAAGAGCTTGGAGACAATTAAGCCATCAATTTTACATTAAGGGATCGTTTGGTACGCCGACTAAATTGCGTCGGAATTATAATCTTAGGATTATAGTGTGAGACCAATTTATTCTATCTGAAAGGTGTGATAAAATAATTCCAAGTTTGATAGAATAAGGTGCGATATATCATGTTTAAGTTTGAGATTAATTTTATAATTTGTTTGATAGAAAAtataaatttgattaatttaTATATTTTACCAAATAGAATATAAAATGAAATCCAAATTTAATTCTGAGATATTCAGCTTATCACCGCGTACCAAATCACGCAAAATCAAGTAAGTACACAACATTTGCTAATTGTTAAATAACAAAATTGAACAATTTCGGCTAGTATGGGGATATATTTTCAGAGTCCAGAACCAAAATACCCCCAAAAGTGGGGTTGAAtcaaaatacccaaaaaaaaaaaaaaactgtgacaaaagtacctttaacgcagtaaaatactgcgctataggatccactttaaaaaaaaatctataacgcagtaaaatactgcgttatagaaccaattaaaaaaaaattggtcaactttttttttttgcaacacttagtgttttttctatactttgaccaacgattagtcgtgtgtcaagactccgaaacgccAATATTTTAATAGatcctgatatttttttctgaatataataatgtaggctcaatacatcaaggatacgtaaacgtttggctcatcattttaggggttgaaaaggtgcccgaagtaagttttgtttgtaaataggtttaagtgttcaattttataaggttattttagtcaactttatatgtcgagaaaattagtcagctttattttcgaaaattgaaacacaaaagtgaaattgacattcacagctacattgccCCATGATTTTTAcattgaaatctattgcgtatcatcatattataagtaaagaaaactaaaaacttcacggcaatttgggggaaaattgaaattgaataggataacaagtttttttttttttttttaaatcggctcggccaaacctcCTTGCGGCcatttgtccgcatagatctcgaaaaaaggCGCTTAATAAAACAAAAATCGCTTAAAACagacatccgagcgcaaagttatgaccatctaaagtttgaccactttacaactagcttTTCTCCCTGTATTTTTTAAATacgtttttatctaattgaattagatttatattcaaaataaagttatgtcttgattaaaaaataacacgcttaaatcaaaaccttaaaaaaaaaacatttaaacctaaagtttccaaacaaaacttacttcgggtaccttttcaatcccccaaaatgacgatccgaacatttacgtatccttgatgtattgagcgtACATTATAGTAcagagaaaaaaatatcaggttctatataaaatattgacgtttcggagtcttgacacacgactaatcgttggtcaatgTATGGAAAAAAACTAATTGGAAAAAaaactaagtgttgcaaaaataaaatgttgcgatctttttatggaaaaaaaacactaagttttccttaagtgtgttattttttaatgcgtaactttatttcgaatatgttggaaaaaaaatcgcgtaaatcgaaCGTCCAAGCGCAAAAAATCacgtatattcgaaataaagttacattttaaaaaataacacacttaaatctaaaccctaaaaataaaaaactttaagctaatgacaacaagtcttcaaacaaaaattgacgtctatgtatatagaacgcttaaacctaaagttttcaaacgaaacttacttcgggcacctttttaacccctaaaatgacgatctgaacgtttacgtatccttgatgtattgagcgcctaaattattgtacgcagaaaaaaatcaggttctatataaaatattgacgtttcggagtcttgacacacgactaatcgttgatcAAAGTATGAAGAAAATACTaggtgttgcaaaaaaaaaaaaattgaccaaatttttttttactgattCTATAACGAAGTATTTTattgcgttatagatttttttttttaattgaattctgtagtattttactgcgttaaaggaatTATCAacagaccccacattgtgagaTTCACTAGATATGTTGATGTTGCTGATGTTGATGTAAAGggttaaagaaaaaaaattgtgacAAAATATTGCGTTAAAAGTATTTTGGTacagtattttttttttggtattttggtTCAACCCCCTTTTAGGGCGTACTTTGGTTCTGGACTCATATTTTCATAGGACAATATGATCACTTGATCAGTGATAACTCCCTTCTATGAATTCCATTATTTTCTCTAATTTTCTTTCACAAAGCTTAAGATCCCAAATCAGTAATTTCCAATTTATACAAACTTTCCTTCAGAAAAAACACCACTATTGAATCAAGAAccttacaaaaaaataaaaataaaaaaaatcaagaacctTCCTTTTCAGCTGGGGTTTGCAATGGAGGTGACACAACATAGGTGGAGATTAAGGTGGTCGTTCAAGAATGCTACAattattgtcactttgttcaacaTGGTTACTGCCCTTTGTCTACTTCACAgttttttctcttcttcatctTCCACCAGACCCTCTTCAGGTTTGCTTTTTCCTTTAAATTTGCTTCATTTACAGGCTTATTAGGTTCTTTAATCTATAAATTGTGTTTCTTTCTGTTGGGGTTGTGTTGAAGGAAGCAACATAAGACAGAAAATTGAAAATGTTCCATGAGGGATTTTGGTATTTGATCAAGAAATGTAAAAATGGTTACTTTGATTTTGAGTTGTTGTATTTGGTGATCTAAATTTTCACTTGAGGACTATTTTTGTATCAAATTGAGCATGGAAGTTGAAAGTTTATAAAGGGAAAGCATAACTAAGAGTATACTTAGGTTAGAAAGTTACTGCCTTTCTTTTGTATTGCCTCTAATGTAAACTATTTAGTGAGGTTTCTTGTTTAAATAGAACGAAACAAGCTTTCTTGTTAAGTTTCCATATGACCCTTTTTGAGTTTCTGCAATTCTTTTTGAAAGTACCCATGGAAATGATCCTAATTTTATTTGTCCTTTTGGAGGTAAAATTGGGTGAATACTTGGTTAGCCCAGTCAAAAGTTGTATTAGCTTTATGCTTGCACTGTCTTGCAATTCAATGGAAACAAAAGATATCCATTTTTTTTCGGAATCTGTTAAGGCAGTAGTAGTTGTAGCCTGCAACATGAATAGTAGGATGCCTTATGAATGAACATGATGTAGTGTACTTGGGTGGTAGAGCTAAGCAATGGGGTAAAACATTCAGTTGCCCCCAAGTGGGGTGGCTTCATGGCAAAAGCCATCAAAAAGCGGAGGACTTTCTCATTTCCATCCTGTGTACCAAATTAAAAAGTTGGAGGTTTAGATAGCCAGTTTTGCTCTTGAAAAGTTGTCTTTGCTCTTAAAAAGTTGTTCTAGCATATTAGATTTTCTAGTCAAATAACTGTCACTAGATCACCTAATCTAATTCTGGTAATAGAATGGCTAATATGGAATCGTGATGCTTGAACTGCAGTTGAAAGGTATATGAAGGAAGCAGAAGAGATTCGCCGTGCTATGTTGCCTGTGGAGCTAATTAAAAGAGTGCGTACCATCGCACTATGCTTTTTCCTTGTTCTGCTTCAATAGTATTAGTAATGTTTTGTTTTCTGTTTTGTGTAAACTTTGGAGAGTATAAAATCTTCTATCTTGATAGGTGAA includes these proteins:
- the LOC132609335 gene encoding uncharacterized protein LOC132609335 — translated: MEVTQHRWRLRWSFKNATIIVTLFNMVTALCLLHSFFSSSSSTRPSSVERYMKEAEEIRRAMLPVELIKRVKEIQKEAYVELDPVQQKDAKQIAAVDLISRLNNYRSYSDSGSMKVREEWRKRKMERARQRELEKNGTTI